The Acipenser ruthenus chromosome 25, fAciRut3.2 maternal haplotype, whole genome shotgun sequence genome has a window encoding:
- the LOC131701585 gene encoding telomeric repeat-binding factor 2-interacting protein 1-like: MKKPTNRAEKEEEVLEKGMSDTEVKIRQGQAVTTGSAQFTQSILEMFIREFEPDGEIPDLEVTGEARDQEEAGAQSVVAGQESVPVAGRAELEVPHYSLSWLCKFMIYGESFIVDSSEPSEAELVDAIAAVQFLMDEFGVDLVCVMQSLLKNSGDFQAVLHYLRTGRRADGRPLWTRHDDLDLQSGDPATKQALILKYGEECVAKRVAFFSNDLQRD, encoded by the exons ATGAAGAAGCCAACAAACAGAGCAGAGAAAGAGGAAGAAGTCCTGGAGAAAGGGATGAGCGACACAGAAGTGAAGATTCGTCAAGGACAAGCGGTCACTACGGGGTCCGCCCAGTTCACACAGAGCATTCTGGAAATGTTCATCCGGGAATTTGAG CCTGATGGTGAGATCCCAGATTTAGAAGTGACTGGTGAGGCAAGAGACCAGGAGGAAGCAGGGGCCCAGAGTGTTGTAGCTGGCCAGGAGAGTGTGCCCGTGGCTGGGAGAGCTGAGTTAGAGGTGCCCCATTACAGCTTGTCTTGGCTTTGTAAGTTTATGATTTATGGGGAATCATTCATTGTAGATTCCTCTGAACCCTCTGAGGCGGAGCTGGTAGATGCCATCGCTGCTGTGCAGTTCCTGATGGATGAGTTTGGAGTGGACCTGGTGTGCGTGATGCAGAGCTTGCTGAAGAACAGCGGTGATTTCCAGGCTGTGCTGCACTACCTGCGCACCGGCCGCAGAGCGGACGGGAGACCCCTCTGGACACGGCACGACGACCTGGATCTGCAGTCAGGAGACCCTGCCACAAAACAGGCTCTAATACTCAAGTATGGGGAGGAATGCGTGGCCAAGAGGGTGGCATTTTTCAGTAATGACCTGCAGAGGGATTAA